ATCAGGTATAGGACTTCAAAAAATAAGAAATGGATTCTTAACTGATGACGAATGGGGAAAAATCGGTATAGCTTGTGGACAACTTTCTGAGGCAAAAATCCACATTGCTGATACTCCAAGTGTAAATGTTCTTGAGATAAGATCAATAGCTAGAAAATTAAAAGCTATGGGTAGACTTGACGCAATAGTTATCGACTATCTTCAACTTATAAAAGGAACAGGAAAAGGAGATAACAGACAACAAGAAATATCAGATATTTCTCGTTCATTAAAAGGAATTGCAAGAGAACTTGACGTGCCAATAGTAGCACTTTCTCAACTTTCCAGAGCTCCAGAACAAAGAGCTGATAGAAGACCGATGCTTTCAGACTTGAGAGAATCAGGAGCTATCGAACAAGACGCCGATATGGTAATATTTTTATACCGTGATGATTATTATAATGAGAATACTGATGAAAAAGGAATTACAGAAGTAATCATTGGTAAACAGAGAAACGGACCAGTAGGAACTGTCAAACTTAGATTCTTCCACGAAATAACTAAGTTTGGTGATTATACTACTAAGATAGATTAGTTTTTAAATTTTTTTAATAGAAGGAGATATAATGAAAAAAGTAGAATTACTAGCTCCAGCAGGTAATATAGAAAAAATGGAGATGGCTTTTCACTATGGTGCTGATGCAGTATTTTTAGGAGGAAAGGCATTTAACCTAAGAGCAGGGAGCAATAATTTTTCTGACGAAGAATTAACAAAGACTGTTGAGTATGCTCACAGCCTTGGAAAAAAAGTTTATGTTACATTAAACGTAATACCACATAATGAAGAATTAGAAGATTTACCAGAATATGTAAAATTTTTGGAAAGCATAAATGTTGACGGAGTTATAGTTGCTGACCTTGGAGTTTTCCAAATAGTAAAACAAAACTCAAATCTTTCAATAAGTGTAAGTACACAAGCAAGTAATACAAACTGGGTATCAGTTAAAGCTTGGAGAGATATGGGAGCAAGAAGAGTTGTTCTTGCAAGAGAAATCTCTTTAGAAAATATAAAAGAGATAAAAGCAAAAGTTCCAGATATTGAGATAGAAGTATTTATCCACGGAGCAATGTGTATGTCTATTTCTGGAAGATGTCTTTTAAGTAACTATATGACAGGAAGAGATGCAAATAGAGGAGACTGTGCTCAATCTTGTAGATGGAGATATTCTCTAATGGAAGAAAAAAGACCGGGAGAATATATGCCAGTATTTGAAGATGAACATGGAACATTTATCTTCAGTTCAAAAGATCTTTGTACTATAAGAATGATAGATGAAATCTTAGCAGCTGGAGTAGATTCATTAAAAATCGAAGGAAGAATGAAAGGAATATATTATGTAGCTAATGTTGTTAAAACATATAGAGAGGCTATTGATAAATATTATGCTGGAAATTATTCTTTTGAAGAAAAATGGATAAAAGAATTAGAGTCAACTTCTCACAGACTTTATACTGAAGGATTCTATCACGGAAGACCGGGAGCAGAGGCTCAAAACTACAACGATAGAAACTCTTACAGCCAAACTCATCAACTTGTAGCAAAAGTTATAGACAAAATCGGAGATAATCAATATATCTTAGCTATAAGAAATAGACTTGAGAGC
This Fusobacterium perfoetens DNA region includes the following protein-coding sequences:
- a CDS encoding peptidase U32 family protein, which encodes MKKVELLAPAGNIEKMEMAFHYGADAVFLGGKAFNLRAGSNNFSDEELTKTVEYAHSLGKKVYVTLNVIPHNEELEDLPEYVKFLESINVDGVIVADLGVFQIVKQNSNLSISVSTQASNTNWVSVKAWRDMGARRVVLAREISLENIKEIKAKVPDIEIEVFIHGAMCMSISGRCLLSNYMTGRDANRGDCAQSCRWRYSLMEEKRPGEYMPVFEDEHGTFIFSSKDLCTIRMIDEILAAGVDSLKIEGRMKGIYYVANVVKTYREAIDKYYAGNYSFEEKWIKELESTSHRLYTEGFYHGRPGAEAQNYNDRNSYSQTHQLVAKVIDKIGDNQYILAIRNRLESGEELEVVTPKYDPRKITLPTMTLIGKNGHEEETTVANPNSVVRITLDEDMEVLDMIRRYKEEA